From the Erpetoichthys calabaricus chromosome 12, fErpCal1.3, whole genome shotgun sequence genome, the window ctctgactttgtctcccaacttgagctgaccctctaatgtactcatttctaaatctatccatcctcatcacacccaatgcaaatcttagcatctttaactctgccacctccagctctgtcttctgctttctggtcactgccatcgtctccaacccatataacataactggtctcactaccgtcctgtagaccttccctttcactcttgctgatcgTCTgtcactgaccttcattcctctcctctctagagcatatcgccacatctccagggtctcctcaacctgctccctactatcactacagatcacaatgtcatcagcaaacatcatagtccacggggactcctgtctaatctcgtcaaCCTGtaaatcaccattgcaaataagaaagggctcagagctgatcccttatgtaatcccacctccaacctgaatgcatccgtcactcctaccgcacacctcaccactgtcacacttccctcgtacatatcctgcacaactcttatgtacttctctgccactcccgacttcctcatacaataccacagctcctctcgaggtaccctgtcatatgctttctccaggtccacaaagacacaatgcaactccttctggccttctctaaacttctccatcaacatcctcagaacaaactttgcatctgtggtgctctttcttggcatgaaaccatactgctgctcactaatcatcacctcacttcttaacctacactccactactctttcccataacttcatgctgtggctcatcaattttatccccctgtagttactacagctctgcacatcccccttattcttaaatatcggcaccagtacacttcttctccactcctcaggcatcctctcactttccaagattccattaaacaatctggttaaaaactccactgccatctctcctaaacacctccatgcttccataggtatgtcatctggaccaacggcctttccattttcatcctcttcatagctgtccatacttcctccttgctaatccattgcacttcctgattcggtatctccacatcatctaacctcttctctctctcgttctcttcattcatcagtctctcaaagtactatttccatctgctcaacacactctccttgcttgtgagtacgttttcatctttatcctttatcaccctaaactgctgcacatctttcccagctcagtccctctgtctagccaattggtagaGGTCCTTTTCTcgctccttagtgtccaacctctcatacaactcataatatgccttttctttagccttcgccacctctctcttcaccttgtgccttatctccttgtactcttgtctactttctgcatctctctgactatcccacttcttctttgccatcctcttcctctgtatactctcctgtatttcctcattccaccaccaggcttccttttcctccttcctctttccagatgtaaCGCCAAgcaccttcttgctgtcacccttactactatttgttgtagtttcccagctgtctggtaactcttcactgctaccCAGTTACCTGTCTCacatcctccctaaactcaaccttgcagtcttcctttttcaacttccaccatttgatccttggctctgccctcactctcttcctcttcttgatctccaacgtcatcctacagaccaccatcctatgctgcttaactacactgtcccctgccaccactttgcagtcttcaatctccttcaggtcaactcttctgcataggatgtaatctacctgtgtgcatcttcctccactcttgcacatcaccctatgttcctccctcttcttaaaatatgtattcaccacagctatgtcCTTCCTTTTGGCAAAaaccactatcctctgaccttcttcattcctctccttgacaccatacctacccatcacctccttgtctccactgttcccttcaccaatatgcccattgaaatccgctccaatcaccactttctgtcccttgagtacactgttcatcacttcatccaattcactccaaaaatcttctttctcacccattgcacacccaacctatgGTGCATATGCAttgacaacattcatcatcacacctccaatttccagcttcataatcattactctgcctgacactcttcacctccaaaacactcttgacatacttttccttcagaataactcctaccccatttctcctcctatccacatcatgatagaataatttgaatccacctccaatacaccaggccttactcctcttccatttagtctcttgcacgcacaatatatcaaccttccttctctccatcatatctgctaactctctccccttaccagtcatactgccaacattcaaagttcctaccatcagttccactctgtttactttcctcctgtcctcctgcctccggacacgtctcctccctctttttctccttcttcttcgttggccaacagtagcccaatttccgccagcaccctgttgactaacagtaatGGTggaggtcgttgttaacccggggctcgtccgatccggtatggaaatttgtattgttgtccgcatattgatttggcaaaattttacatccgGATCCCCTTCCTGTCGTAACCCTCCccgtttatccgggcttgggaccggcacgaagaaacacactggattgtgcatcccctgtagctGGGCTTTGGAATGCTACCTGCAAGATAATCAAATTATATGTTACACAATATCTATTTCCTATTTTGTTATATgatgaaaaatctttttttttttttttttgagtttacgGTAGTTCAGATCACAGTATTTTTTGTCACACAATTGCATTAAGCTaatgacatttattaatattttggtaGGATGATGCCATTATCACTTCCTTGAAAAAGCAATTATATAATGGTCTGGATTGGTATGGGCATGCTATAAATATGCAATCTATAACAATGCACAGGACCGTTTTGTAACCATCCCATGGGCAGTTCTGAAGGGACCAGTCATGCGTCACTATTCCTGTGTGACTACAGATTAAAGATTAAGGTTGCGACTACAGATAAGCATGCAAGCTGTTGAAGCTAGCTTTCCTATCAAGCCTTGTCATGCCCAAAACCAGGGCGCTCCTGTCTGCAGGGACACCACTTAACAATGGAAAATACACTTCACAGCCAACATTTTaggattttactttattttattgcatgTTATTTCGTTTATTACTGAATGTtattgcatgttttatttaaaacatagtAGATGGGTACAATGATCTGAGCTTGACAAGTAATATATAATTAgaggaatttaaaaatataaaaattttagtttaaaattatttcttatcATGATAAGcaaatatgttaatattttgtttttcaaggtTATTCAAGATTTTGAAAACTTATGTTTAGTTTTCCTCTCAGATTTATCATGTTAGGTAAACAATGTGTATTGCTTTTTTcctgttattgcattttagcctttaaaggtatgcaaGCTATAAACATTAGTATGATGCATTGCAGAATATTACATTGTAGAAGAATGTGagattaaaaatgaacagaatcaAACTGTGGAGTATTTAGATTGTGCTAAGGAATGGGTAGTATAATGCAACTAATAGTGCTAAATGGTttt encodes:
- the LOC127529965 gene encoding craniofacial development protein 2-like, coding for MGEKEDFWSELDEVMNSVLKGQKVVIGADFNGHIGEGNSGDKEVMGRYGVKERNEEGQRIVVFAKRKDIAVVNTYFKKREEHRVMCKSGGRCTQVDYILCRRVDLKEIEDCKVVAGDSVVKQHRMVVCRMTLEIKKRKRVRAEPRIKWWKLKKEDCKVEFREDVRQVTG